A part of Daphnia pulex isolate KAP4 chromosome 6, ASM2113471v1 genomic DNA contains:
- the LOC124195739 gene encoding serine/threonine-protein kinase Pak-like isoform X2, with amino-acid sequence MADEEDKPPAPPVRLTSNRNEAVPVVPVDLRPLPKEPESEKKKTLKVKVPQRKNNDRSDKPNISYPTNFEHTVHVGFDAITGEFTGMPQAWAQLLQTSNISKQEQKKNPQAVLDVLKWYDISSQVGNETKYMETHTQKSTVVNSPSHHSHSSSQHSLATPLHLTSFGRQGSGSGSVSTPETESSQATDTIGSLERDDDKGSEHLADLANNQENERDGEDKAPPPPVAVRPERTKSIYTKPIEEHKVPITNGAYALDGNKNAPTPNARKKKMSDEEILEKLRLIVSVGDPNRKYTKMEKIGQGASGTVYTAIETSTGQEVAIKQMNLSQQPKKELIINEILVMRENKHPNVVNYLDSYLVGDELWVVMEYLPGGSLTDVVTETCMDEGQIAAVCREVLQALEFLHYNHVIHRDIKSDNILLGLDGSVKLTDFGFCAQISPEQSKRTTMVGTPYWMAPEVVTRKQYGPKVDLWSLGIMAIEMIDGEPPYLNENPLRALYLIATNGKPDIKDKDKLSAVFQDFLDRCLEVDVDKRASSSEMLKHPFLKLARPLASLYPLIVAAKEAAKGH; translated from the exons ATGGCAGATGAAGAGGATAAGCCACCTGCACCTCCTGTCAGACTGACTAGCAATCG gaatGAAGCTGTTCCTGTTGTTCCTGTTGACCTTAGACCTTTACCAAAGGAACCTGagtcagaaaagaagaaaactttaaaagttAAGGTCCCTCAGAGAAAGAACAATGATAGATCAGATAAGCCCAACATTTCCTACCCAACAAATTTTGAACACACCGTTCATGTTGGTTTTGATGCAATCACTGGAGAATTCACg GGAATGCCACAAGCTTGGGCCCAATTACTTCAAACATCCAATATCAGCAAAcaggaacaaaagaaaaatcctcaAGCTGTACTTGATGTGCTCAAATGGTACGACATTTCTTCCCAAGTAGGAAATGAAACCAAGTATATGGAaacgcatacgcagaaaagcACGG TGGTCAATAGCCCAAGTCATCATAGCCATTCGTCCTCACAACATAGCTTGGCTACTCCCCTTCACCTTACAAGTTTTGGGCGACAAGGATCCGGCTCAGGCTCGGTATCTACTCCTGAAACAGAATCGAGCCAAGCTACTGACACCATCGGCAGTCTTGAGCGAGATGACGATAAAGGCAGTGAACATCTCGCAGACCTTGCCAACAATCAGGAAAATGAACGAGACGGTGAGGACAAAGCGCCTCCTCCGCCAGTGGCTGTTCGTCCAGAACGAACGAAATCGAtt TATACGAAACCTATCGAGGAACATAAGGTGCCTATTACCAACGGTGCCTATGCGCTGGACGGTAATAAAAATGCTCCAACGCCGAATgcgcgaaagaaaaaaatgtcagacGAGGAGATTCTAGAAAAATTGAGACTAATTGTGAGCGTTGGCGATCCCAATCGCAAATATAccaaaatggagaaaattgGACAAGG AGCCTCGGGAACTGTATACACAGCAATAGAAACTTCAACGGGTCAAGAAGTAGCCATCAAACAAATGAATCTGTCACAGCAACCTAAGAAGGAATTGATTATTAATGAAATCTTGGTGATGCGAGAGAATAAACACCCTAACGTAGTTAATTACCTCGACTCGTACCTTGTTGGAGACGAACTCTGG GTCGTAATGGAATATCTTCCTGGGGGCTCCTTGACTGATGTTGTAACCGAAACTTGCATGGACGAAGGTCAAATAGCCGCAGTGTGCCGGGAAGTTTTACAAGCCTTAGAATTCCTTCACTACAACCACGTTATCCACCGAGACATCAAGTCGGATAACATTCTTCTCGGATTAGATGGATCCGTCAAACTCA cTGACTTTGGGTTCTGTGCCCAAATCAGTCCTGAACAGTCCAAAAGAACCACGATGGTCGGTACTCCTTATTGGATGGCACCCGAAGTAGTAACTCGTAAGCAGTACGGCCCTAAAGTTGATTTGTGGTCGTTGGGTATTATGGCAATAGAAATGATTGACGGTGAACCTCCGTACCTAAACGAAAATCCTTTGAGA GCTCTTTACCTGATTGCCACAAATGGCAAACCCGACATCAAAGACAAGGATAAATTGTCTGCCGTTTTTCAAGACTTTTTAGATCGCTGTTTAGAAGTCGATGTTGATAAGcgagcttcttcttccgaaATGTTGAAG CATCCATTCTTGAAACTCGCCCGTCCGTTGGCCAGTCTTTACCCGCTAATCGTAGCTGCCAAAGAAGCGGCCAAAGGGCATTAA
- the LOC124195739 gene encoding serine/threonine-protein kinase Pak-like isoform X1, with translation MADEEDKPPAPPVRLTSNRNEAVPVVPVDLRPLPKEPESEKKKTLKVKVPQRKNNDRSDKPNISYPTNFEHTVHVGFDAITGEFTGMPQAWAQLLQTSNISKQEQKKNPQAVLDVLKWYDISSQVGNETKYMETHTQKSTVDGLGPYSRPTYQQTDSSCPKISLVVNSPSHHSHSSSQHSLATPLHLTSFGRQGSGSGSVSTPETESSQATDTIGSLERDDDKGSEHLADLANNQENERDGEDKAPPPPVAVRPERTKSIYTKPIEEHKVPITNGAYALDGNKNAPTPNARKKKMSDEEILEKLRLIVSVGDPNRKYTKMEKIGQGASGTVYTAIETSTGQEVAIKQMNLSQQPKKELIINEILVMRENKHPNVVNYLDSYLVGDELWVVMEYLPGGSLTDVVTETCMDEGQIAAVCREVLQALEFLHYNHVIHRDIKSDNILLGLDGSVKLTDFGFCAQISPEQSKRTTMVGTPYWMAPEVVTRKQYGPKVDLWSLGIMAIEMIDGEPPYLNENPLRALYLIATNGKPDIKDKDKLSAVFQDFLDRCLEVDVDKRASSSEMLKHPFLKLARPLASLYPLIVAAKEAAKGH, from the exons ATGGCAGATGAAGAGGATAAGCCACCTGCACCTCCTGTCAGACTGACTAGCAATCG gaatGAAGCTGTTCCTGTTGTTCCTGTTGACCTTAGACCTTTACCAAAGGAACCTGagtcagaaaagaagaaaactttaaaagttAAGGTCCCTCAGAGAAAGAACAATGATAGATCAGATAAGCCCAACATTTCCTACCCAACAAATTTTGAACACACCGTTCATGTTGGTTTTGATGCAATCACTGGAGAATTCACg GGAATGCCACAAGCTTGGGCCCAATTACTTCAAACATCCAATATCAGCAAAcaggaacaaaagaaaaatcctcaAGCTGTACTTGATGTGCTCAAATGGTACGACATTTCTTCCCAAGTAGGAAATGAAACCAAGTATATGGAaacgcatacgcagaaaagcACGG TGGATGGTTTGGGCCCTTATTCAAGACCTACATATCAACAAACTGACAGTTCTTGTCCTAAAATTTCCTTAGTGGTCAATAGCCCAAGTCATCATAGCCATTCGTCCTCACAACATAGCTTGGCTACTCCCCTTCACCTTACAAGTTTTGGGCGACAAGGATCCGGCTCAGGCTCGGTATCTACTCCTGAAACAGAATCGAGCCAAGCTACTGACACCATCGGCAGTCTTGAGCGAGATGACGATAAAGGCAGTGAACATCTCGCAGACCTTGCCAACAATCAGGAAAATGAACGAGACGGTGAGGACAAAGCGCCTCCTCCGCCAGTGGCTGTTCGTCCAGAACGAACGAAATCGAtt TATACGAAACCTATCGAGGAACATAAGGTGCCTATTACCAACGGTGCCTATGCGCTGGACGGTAATAAAAATGCTCCAACGCCGAATgcgcgaaagaaaaaaatgtcagacGAGGAGATTCTAGAAAAATTGAGACTAATTGTGAGCGTTGGCGATCCCAATCGCAAATATAccaaaatggagaaaattgGACAAGG AGCCTCGGGAACTGTATACACAGCAATAGAAACTTCAACGGGTCAAGAAGTAGCCATCAAACAAATGAATCTGTCACAGCAACCTAAGAAGGAATTGATTATTAATGAAATCTTGGTGATGCGAGAGAATAAACACCCTAACGTAGTTAATTACCTCGACTCGTACCTTGTTGGAGACGAACTCTGG GTCGTAATGGAATATCTTCCTGGGGGCTCCTTGACTGATGTTGTAACCGAAACTTGCATGGACGAAGGTCAAATAGCCGCAGTGTGCCGGGAAGTTTTACAAGCCTTAGAATTCCTTCACTACAACCACGTTATCCACCGAGACATCAAGTCGGATAACATTCTTCTCGGATTAGATGGATCCGTCAAACTCA cTGACTTTGGGTTCTGTGCCCAAATCAGTCCTGAACAGTCCAAAAGAACCACGATGGTCGGTACTCCTTATTGGATGGCACCCGAAGTAGTAACTCGTAAGCAGTACGGCCCTAAAGTTGATTTGTGGTCGTTGGGTATTATGGCAATAGAAATGATTGACGGTGAACCTCCGTACCTAAACGAAAATCCTTTGAGA GCTCTTTACCTGATTGCCACAAATGGCAAACCCGACATCAAAGACAAGGATAAATTGTCTGCCGTTTTTCAAGACTTTTTAGATCGCTGTTTAGAAGTCGATGTTGATAAGcgagcttcttcttccgaaATGTTGAAG CATCCATTCTTGAAACTCGCCCGTCCGTTGGCCAGTCTTTACCCGCTAATCGTAGCTGCCAAAGAAGCGGCCAAAGGGCATTAA